From the Chaetodon auriga isolate fChaAug3 chromosome 17, fChaAug3.hap1, whole genome shotgun sequence genome, the window AAGATGGGAAACTTTCCAATTAACTACATTCTGTACAGATCGGGCTAATCAATGCATGACATCAGTGTAGAAACTGCTGATAAACcaggtcactgctgctgctgctgctgctgctgctgatgatgataaaaacataaacagacatGAGGCCATAGAAGGAGATTTGTGGTAACATGAGTTTTCGGTGCATGAATATGTACAAGTTCAATGTTTTCTTGACTAAAGCAGAGGTTCCTCACTGGGTCATCGGGTCAAAAAAAGACGTTGTGAGATGATAAACAGGAtattaaagcagaaaaagtaTAATTCTTCCTCACAAAATCCTCTAATTTGACCTCTTCAGACCTCTAAAGGTTATTTAAATCATAAGAAAATGCATCCAGTGATTTTTCTGTCGGCTTCTTGCTTTAAATATTCAggatttgaaatgattttatttattgtttgattGTATTTCATGCAGCTGCGGCCATTTCAAGACTTTTTGCAAGAGGAGGTCAAAGAGGAGggatcatcctcatcctcatcctcatccactCACACAACCCTGATGAAGGCCACAAGCCAAAACATTCTTTATGCTGCAAGTTCCCTCCTCTGTGCATCTTAAGAGTAGGTGAAGGCAGAAAAAGACTTTTTGTTAACACAGGAGCGTCAGCATCATGAGGAAGTTATACAGGGAAAATTATTATaataacatacagtattttcaaaTTGGTTTTTCATGCATGTGATTCTTGGAGATGCAGCTGTTCCAATTttggctgctgctctttgtttcttgACCCTCTTTTTATTTTGCACAGTCTTTCTGTGTTGGATGATTTGCTATTGACAATTAATAAGAGTGCAGAAAAGGGCGCCTGCACGGCACTGCATTACATCTTCTTGCCTATTGGGCCACCATAAAGGGCAGTTTGTCCTCTTTTATCTGCTGTCGAGGCATCTAAGAGGACATTTTTGTGTCCCCAGAGAGACTATTTAACTTTTGCAGGATGCCGCTGAGGCCAAAAGGGGCAATGAGAGGATTATGGTGAATATTAAGACGTATCTTCACACCAGCACAAGTGGAGCAGAGACAACAAACTGACTCAGAAATGTCAGTTAAAGGCAGCAAAATCCAtttaaagtttgctaacatcaGCTAAAATTAGCAGCCTGCAGCTGAGTGTATTGAGTTGAGcaattgtgtgttttgctgcttatgaattcaacttttcatttatgAGAGAGAAGttgttgtttcttctctttattaCACTTGCTGGGATTATCTGTCTGATGATAAATGTGACATTCCTGGATTTACAGCTATTTTTCTAATTAGGTAGAACCTTCAAATacgaaaacacaaaatacatttaagatatttattgttgtttgtaCAGATGCAAACTTATAGTTGTAAACAGTAACACAACAGAGGAAATACTGACATCATTCAGAAGGATGCCTTTGAGAGCATCTTTcatcaacataaaaacatagaaaatgaaGTATTGCACTTTTTATGAGTCCCATTAAAACCATCCTGGTTCAACACCTGATGATGAGACATGACGGACAAATTCAGACTGAGTGTAGACATTAGTCTGTTTACTGGGTCATCTTAGTGAAAGACTCCCACAGAGCCGTCAGCTGCCTCTTCAGGGTCTGGGCGTCAGCGTCCAGTTTGGCCCTCAGCTCCTCTCCGTATGGAGCCAGGTTCTGCTGGATCTCCTGGGTTTTCTTGGTCAGCTGGGTCTCAAAGCTCTGGGCCAGGGGGATCATGCTCCTCTGAAACTCCTCCAGGCTCTGATCCATCTTCTCCTTTATCTCCTCGGCGTAGGGAACCATCTGGGCCTGCAGCCTGTTCACGCTCTTATCCAGCTGCCCCTTCAGCTCCTGGCTCTTCTGCAGCAGGACGGCCTTCAGGGCCTCGGGGTCCATGGTGTTGGCATAGGGAGTGGCATCCTTCTTCAGCCCCTCCACCTGCCTCTGGAGGTCAGCGACCAGCTCCTCGGCGTAAGGCTGCAGGTGGACCCCCGCGGTGGTCAGATCTTTCTCCAGGCGGGTCTTCAGCCGCTTGGCCTCCTGGGAAAACTTAGACAAGAGGTCCTGGGTCAGAGGAGCCACCTGAGTGCGCAGAGTGTCGGTGAGCTTGGTGATGGCGTCGGTGCTCTCGGAGATGAGgatgctgcagagacacagacagaaacacagacctGTTAAACTGTTCTTTCTTCAGCTGAAACTtccagaaaaaaatcacaaaaacaaaaagtcaagaatttaatggaaatgttcatttttttaaggCCCCAAAGAActttctcaatcagcttctcaCTGAGTCACAGGGATCGTTTGGTGTTACGGAGAAAGACTTAAAGACTTGAAGTTTCAGGGGCTTTAAGAAGTGCATCTGTTCGATTTTGAGACTCTTACTTCACGTCCTTGCCCAGCTGGGACCGTCTGACCTGCTTCAGGGAGTCCTCAGCGGTCATGGTCACCTTGGCAACGTAGTCCCAGAAAGCATCTTTCACCATGTCCACCTGCTGCTTGGGCTGGTTTTGCCACACGATGTTGGCATTGCAACCTGCTGAGAAAAGACATTTATTGTCACATGCTGAACActgaacagcaacaacaacaaaattcaAAAGCTTCCTCACCAGTGAAGACAGCGAGGGCGAGCACCACCAAGACCTTCATGACTGACACTGCAGCGGAGAGGAAACATGCACATTTAGCTCTTTGTGGTCATTCTTCATACATCTGTCAGAACCTGTGCAGGGAAACCCTCCTGCTGGTGTCTTACCTGTGTGGACGCTCGCGCAGTGAGCTGttgaacacagtgtgtgtgttctgcagtaTTTATAGGCAGCTGAGTGGTCTGAAGGGAGCACAGGAGTAAAGTCCAAACGCAGAGTGCCGTGCTGTCACCGCTGCTTCCACATCACAGCGGCGTTAACAGTGAACAGTGAGGGGCGACGATAACCCCGTCTGATGAAACCTCACCTGCTTTACACACTATCTCTTTGTGTCATTAGATCAGCTGTCAGAGCAAGAGTTATACCTGTAAAgacatgtttgctttttatttaataATAGCTGTAATGCCTGTCTTTATGTGACACTTTCTAAATCTTTTATCAGcttttatcagtgtgtgtgtgtgtgtgtgtgtgtgtgtgtgtgtgtacacaattgaagttaatgttagcattgttgttTGACACAAGAGTCAAAAAAATTGATCTGAAACACACTTAAACACTTAATTAATGCTAATggcaatgctagcatgctgacatttagcagCTATAATCTTTAGCATGTCCTTCCGTTTTAGCTTAGCAGGTTAGTAagctaacgtttgctaattTCCAATAAccacaaagtccagctgaggctgatgtgaatgtcattagttttgcaggtgtttgctcataaaccaaagcaaacagaTTAATTAATTTAACTTGATAATGACATTCGATAAAAAGTCAGCAGATCAGCAAAGTTAttgcaattcatcctgaggggaacgtCACCAAATTTCATGCCAGTGTAGCGTCAGCACTCAGtaataaacagcagagagaatgaGGCTGTTAGTATTTCACTGTGTTGTGACATGCAGTACAAATACTGCATTGTTTCGGCTGATTATTGCAACTGAAGAAGTCCAgagtaaacaaacacatgatTCACCACAATGTTCTTAACTTTCCACAGACAGGCCGCTGTTTATAGGTCAGTGAGATGTGAGCAGGACTTTGATCCAGATGATCCATCTGACCTGCAGATTACCTTCACAGAGGAATGTTGTGTTTCCTCATACAACGATTCCCCCCTGATAGGACGGAGGAGCTAAAGTCTTCCTCTCAGGAGAAACTGCTGATAAACATCCACATGTTTTCATATGACGCACACGAAGACCTTGAAACGAATTACAAGGAGAAAATCGATACTGTTTTATCACAAGATGCACGCAGGTCGATCTGTCCTCTGAGTGAT encodes:
- the LOC143335478 gene encoding apolipoprotein A-IV-like → MKVLVVLALAVFTGCNANIVWQNQPKQQVDMVKDAFWDYVAKVTMTAEDSLKQVRRSQLGKDVNILISESTDAITKLTDTLRTQVAPLTQDLLSKFSQEAKRLKTRLEKDLTTAGVHLQPYAEELVADLQRQVEGLKKDATPYANTMDPEALKAVLLQKSQELKGQLDKSVNRLQAQMVPYAEEIKEKMDQSLEEFQRSMIPLAQSFETQLTKKTQEIQQNLAPYGEELRAKLDADAQTLKRQLTALWESFTKMTQ